The following are encoded together in the Lathyrus oleraceus cultivar Zhongwan6 chromosome 3, CAAS_Psat_ZW6_1.0, whole genome shotgun sequence genome:
- the LOC127126829 gene encoding uncharacterized protein LOC127126829: MEIKRYLSRRGYRRLDYGTTTTGQRKKIQIIRMRGPHRDWRIRTSPKLRWMIRSPLKLVTKVKSIYMNFMLKLAGNVGGSLNTDNKFGVKKTLKARQGSSKGYSGDAFEARLIFEISKTLVASHELYSI; encoded by the coding sequence ATGGAAATAAAGAGATACTTAAGCAGAAGGGGCTATCGGCGTCTCGACTATGGCACAACCACCACCGGCCAACGGAAGAAGATACAGATCATACGGATGAGAGGTCCACATAGAGATTGGAGGATAAGAACAAGTCCAAAGCTGAGATGGATGATAAGGTCACCATTGAAGTTGGTGACGAAGGTTAAGAGTATTTATATGAACTTTATGTTGAAGTTGGCTGGTAACGTAGGAGGGTCCTTGAACACTGATAACAAATTTGGTGTGAAAAAGACTTTAAAGGCTCGTCAAGGGTCTTCTAAAGGTTATTCTGGTGATGCATTTGAGGCCAGGCTTATATTTGAGATTTCCAAGACTTTGGTTGCTTCACACGAACTATATTCCATATGA
- the LOC127126828 gene encoding pentatricopeptide repeat-containing protein At4g33170: MFCIKEMAKREELYSNLLRVYAQDSNFLKGTAIHAHFIKGYIPFTLFLQNHLLNMYIKIRDLTSGLQLFDEMPDRNVVSWSVVMAGCVRNGCASEALSLFTSMHREGVTKPNEFTFVSALQASSLAENETQAYQIYSLVVRSGLESNVFLLNAFLTALVRHGKLTEALRIFETSPIRDIVTWNTMIGGYLQFSCERIPVFWRYMICKDVRPDEFTFSSALTGLAAISYLEMGTQVHAHLVKSGYGDDICVGNSLVDMYIKNQKLEEGFKAFDEMPNKDVCSWTQMADGCLRWGEPRKALAVIAQMKKMSIKPNKFTLASALNACACLTSLEEGKQFHGLRIKLGSDVDVCVDNALLDMYAKCGCMDSSRALFRSMDSRSVISWTTMIMACAQNGQSREALQIFDEMRETSVVPNYITFICVLYACSQGGFVDEGWKYFSSMNNDYGIFPGEDHYICMVSILGRAGLIKEAKELILRMPFQPGVRVWQTLLSACQVHGDVETGKLAAEHAIKHDKNDPSSYVLLSNMLAESSNWDGVVSLRELMEIRNVKKIPGSSWIDIEKI, encoded by the coding sequence ATGTTTTGCATCAAAGAAATGGCCAAACGAGAAGAGTTATACTCAAATCTATTACGAGTATATGCACAAGACTCAAACTTTCTGAAAGGAACAGCAATTCACGCTCATTTCATCAAAGGGTATATCCCTTTTACTCTTTTCCTTCAAAACCATTTGCTCAACATGTATATCAAAATCCGAGACCTTACTTCTGGACTCCAACTGTTTGATGAAATGCCAGATAGAAATGTGGTGTCTTGGTCTGTTGTCATGGCTGGTTGCGTCCGTAATGGCTGTGCTTCAGAAGCTCTTTCTTTGTTCACCAGTATGCACCGCGAGGGAGTCACGAAACCGAATGAGTTCACCTTTGTGAGTGCTCTCCAAGCTTCTTCTTTAGCCGAGAATGAAACACAGGCTTACCAGATTTATTCGTTAGTAGTTCGGTCGGGACTTGAGTCTAATGTCTTTTTGCTTAACGCATTTTTGACAGCCTTAGTTAGGCATGGTAAATTGACGGAAGCCTTGCGAATTTTTGAGACGAGTCCTATTAGAGATATTGTGACATGGAACACCATGATAGGGGGTTACTTGCAGTTTTCTTGTGAACGGATTCCGGTATTCTGGCGCTACATGATTTGTAAGGATGTAAGGCCGGATGAGTTCACTTTTTCCAGTGCTTTAACGGGGTTGGCTGCCATCTCCTATCTTGAAATGGGAACTCAGGTGCACGCACACCTTGTTAAAAGTGGTTATGGGGATGACATCTGTGTAGGGAATTCTTTAGTTGATATGTATATAAAAAATCAAAAGTTGGAGGAGGGTTTCAAGGCTTTTGATGAGATGCCTAACAAAGATGTGTGCTCTTGGACACAAATGGCGGATGGATGTTTACGGTGGGGGGAACCAAGAAAGGCACTTGCAGTCATTGCACAAATGAAAAAAATGAGTATCAAGCCAAATAAATTTACCTTGGCATCTGCTCTAAATGCTTGTGCTTGTTTGACTTCATTGGAGGAAGGGAAACAGTTTCATGGCTTGAGGATCAAACTCGGAAGTGACGTTGATGTTTGTGTTGATAATGCTCTTCTTGATATGTATGCAAAATGTGGATGCATGGATAGTTCACGGGCACTTTTTCGATCGATGGATTCTCGCTCTGTTATCTCATGGACAACAATGATAATGGCGTGTGCACAGAATGGTCAATCCAGAGAAGCTCTTCAAATTTTTGATGAAATGAGGGAAACGAGTGTAGTACCAAACTACATCACATTCATTTGTGTTCTTTATGCGTGTAGTCAAGGTGGATTTGTTGATGAAGGGTGGAAGTATTTTTCCTCCATGAATAATGACTATGGAATCTTTCCCGGAGAAGATCACTACATTTGCATGGTGAGTATCCTAGGCCGGGCTGGGCTTATCAAAGAAGCTAAGGAGTTAATCTTACGAATGCCATTTCAACCCGGTGTGCGGGTTTGGCAAACATTGCTCAGTGCTTGTCAGGTTCACGGGGATGTAGAGACCGGGAAACTTGCAGCAGAACATGCCATAAAACATGACAAAAATGACCCGTCATCCTATGTATTATTGTCTAACATGTTGGCTGAATCAAGCAATTGGGATGGCGTGGTGAGTCTGAGAGAACTAATGGAGATAAGGAATGTAAAGAAAATACCAGGATCCAGTTGGATTGATATTGAAAAGATTTAA